From a single Intestinibaculum porci genomic region:
- a CDS encoding TOTE conflict system archaeo-eukaryotic primase domain-containing protein, whose amino-acid sequence MDMNKILEENELLKKENERLKKLLEEYHIDYEKKKYVPQKKIYDEKGALILNSFFKGRKDVYAKRVEGKNGTNYYPQCSNFYKPFCPRYLKVKMRCTECRYQDYIPINEDVYLNHLNGEGVYGIYPLCEDDTTYLLVFDFDDHNNKNEDFANKDNGWKEEVNALRKICEREKIPCLVERSRSGHGAHVWFIFDKPIEASLARRFGSQLLTIGANYIDMKTFKTYDRMLPMQDHLNEGQIGNLIALPLQGQSVLECNTCFVDEDWDPYPKQWMHLVHYPKITETLIKEKLKAWGNKDELGVLASDVLEDHPWEKSIQAFHKEDIEGSMSIVLADGLYIDTSHMKPRMRNRIRRMAAFKNSDYNSVMGKGKRKYYVSRIIQTHKDGQNYIKIPRGLYKQLIDECVLSDISYKVSDQRLNGKMIHVSFQGELRDEQNEAMKKMLAHDIGILNAATGFGKTVVACAMIAERKVSTLIIVPTETLLAQWMDSLDTFLSVDEPLPTYTTKTGIVKTYKSCIGTLKGGQNKLTGIIDIAMMQSLKEDMYPLLDQYGMVIMDECHRCAGDQIGDALDVVRSRYVYGLSATPKRSDGLTPIIGFTFGPIRYTYASFKRAMEQSFNHYVYPRFTNVVNLSDHELSLHEANDLIKLHKDRQEMICKDVIQVLSKHHTPLVLGKFVDQCEDLYHRLKGEADHVLLLVGNKTKKEKEEILNYLKTIPDEESVILIATIQLAGEGFDFPRADTIMLASPISYEGRTAQAIGRITRDYEGKQSSIVYDYIDIHIPVFERMSHKRMTTYKKNGFHIVSSLYVPTKSEQSFFDANQYQSLYDDDLLHANKEIVISSSTLSKSSVMHYTKLFKSVMERGVIITVLCLDPDKCIEDQQERQSQYIGILKQAGIIVHTYDVIPVRYCVIDSQLIWYGDMNLLSNVKKDQVMLRYSDAHSASELLALSVSK is encoded by the coding sequence ATGGATATGAATAAGATATTAGAAGAGAATGAATTACTTAAAAAAGAAAATGAAAGATTGAAAAAGTTATTAGAAGAGTATCATATTGATTATGAGAAAAAGAAATATGTACCACAAAAGAAAATCTATGATGAGAAAGGGGCATTAATTCTTAATAGTTTCTTTAAAGGACGTAAAGATGTTTATGCGAAAAGGGTAGAAGGGAAAAATGGAACAAACTATTATCCCCAATGCAGTAACTTTTATAAACCTTTTTGTCCACGTTATTTAAAGGTTAAGATGCGTTGCACAGAGTGTCGGTATCAGGACTATATCCCAATTAATGAAGATGTTTATTTGAATCATCTAAATGGCGAAGGAGTCTATGGGATCTATCCTTTATGTGAAGATGATACAACATATTTATTGGTTTTTGATTTTGATGATCATAACAATAAAAATGAAGATTTCGCTAATAAAGATAATGGCTGGAAAGAAGAAGTAAATGCCTTACGTAAGATATGTGAAAGAGAGAAGATTCCTTGTTTAGTAGAACGATCACGTTCTGGTCATGGTGCCCATGTCTGGTTTATCTTTGATAAACCGATTGAAGCGTCTTTGGCTAGACGTTTTGGCAGTCAATTATTAACCATTGGGGCTAATTATATTGATATGAAGACATTTAAAACTTATGATCGGATGTTACCTATGCAGGATCATCTGAATGAAGGACAAATAGGGAATTTAATTGCTTTACCTTTACAGGGACAATCGGTCTTAGAATGTAATACCTGCTTTGTCGATGAAGACTGGGATCCTTATCCTAAACAGTGGATGCATTTAGTGCATTATCCAAAGATTACAGAGACATTGATCAAAGAGAAACTCAAAGCCTGGGGCAATAAAGATGAACTCGGTGTTTTAGCAAGTGATGTTCTAGAAGATCATCCGTGGGAGAAAAGTATCCAAGCTTTTCACAAAGAAGACATCGAAGGATCTATGTCCATTGTCTTAGCGGATGGTCTTTATATTGATACGAGTCATATGAAACCAAGAATGCGTAATCGGATCAGAAGAATGGCTGCTTTTAAAAACAGTGATTATAATAGTGTGATGGGAAAAGGGAAACGTAAGTATTATGTGAGTCGAATCATTCAAACTCATAAAGATGGGCAAAACTATATTAAGATACCAAGAGGACTTTATAAGCAGCTTATTGATGAATGTGTATTATCAGATATCTCTTATAAAGTCTCAGATCAGCGCTTAAACGGGAAAATGATTCATGTTTCTTTTCAGGGGGAACTAAGAGATGAGCAAAATGAGGCTATGAAGAAAATGTTAGCACATGATATTGGGATTCTGAATGCGGCGACAGGTTTTGGTAAAACCGTTGTTGCGTGTGCGATGATTGCAGAAAGAAAGGTATCTACCCTTATTATTGTGCCGACAGAGACCTTATTAGCACAATGGATGGATAGTTTAGATACTTTCTTATCTGTTGATGAACCATTACCTACATATACAACAAAAACAGGTATCGTTAAAACCTATAAAAGCTGTATTGGGACTTTAAAAGGTGGTCAAAATAAGTTAACTGGCATCATTGATATTGCGATGATGCAAAGCTTAAAAGAAGACATGTATCCCTTATTAGATCAATATGGAATGGTCATCATGGATGAATGTCACCGTTGTGCTGGTGATCAGATTGGGGATGCTCTCGATGTTGTTCGCTCACGTTATGTTTATGGCTTATCAGCTACGCCCAAGCGTAGCGATGGATTAACCCCGATTATTGGGTTTACCTTTGGCCCTATTCGTTATACTTATGCAAGTTTTAAAAGAGCGATGGAACAATCTTTTAATCACTATGTTTATCCTCGTTTTACCAATGTCGTGAATTTATCAGATCATGAGCTATCTTTACATGAAGCCAATGATCTTATTAAACTGCATAAAGATCGTCAGGAGATGATCTGTAAAGATGTGATCCAGGTTTTATCAAAACATCATACACCATTAGTATTAGGGAAGTTTGTCGATCAGTGTGAGGATTTATATCATCGTCTTAAAGGAGAAGCTGATCATGTCTTATTACTGGTTGGTAATAAGACAAAGAAAGAAAAAGAAGAAATCCTCAATTATTTAAAGACCATTCCTGATGAAGAAAGTGTTATTCTGATTGCGACTATTCAGTTAGCTGGTGAAGGTTTTGACTTCCCAAGGGCTGATACCATTATGCTGGCATCACCGATTTCTTATGAAGGCAGAACTGCCCAGGCAATTGGCCGTATTACCAGAGACTATGAAGGAAAGCAAAGCTCCATTGTTTATGATTATATTGATATCCATATCCCTGTCTTTGAACGCATGTCTCATAAGCGTATGACAACCTATAAGAAGAATGGTTTTCATATTGTCTCAAGTCTATACGTCCCAACCAAAAGTGAACAGTCTTTCTTTGACGCTAATCAGTATCAGTCTTTATATGATGATGACTTATTACATGCCAATAAAGAAATTGTCATTTCATCATCAACTTTATCTAAATCATCAGTGATGCATTATACAAAGTTATTCAAGTCGGTGATGGAAAGAGGCGTTATTATTACTGTTTTATGTTTAGATCCTGATAAATGTATCGAAGATCAGCAGGAAAGACAATCACAATACATAGGAATATTAAAACAAGCAGGGATTATTGTTCATACCTATGATGTTATTCCTGTACGTTATTGTGTTATTGATTCACAGCTAATATGGTATGGGGATATGAAC
- a CDS encoding IS1634 family transposase yields MRYFGPEAFSEESQSERSCCLRSGTFMVLSELARELNLKKTLENRFDDRDAALILDLAFYSIITEGNQSQYYPDYAYNHPLMTEDMKIYSDSKISEFLSSVDYNQIQGFLDDWNHDRDHGERIYISYDSTNKNCQAGNIDMVEFVHPKVDRGLPIVNIAMAYDINNEMPLFYEEYPGSIVDVSQLRYMVEKASGYGYRNIGFILDRGYFSRTNIHDMDKAEYPFIIMVKGQKKLVREIILDCKGSFESDRKSLIRPYRCYGKTVARKLYPSDSKDRYFHLYYSHEKAAAEMAVFEDQIEEMQKYLDSLSGEKVTLAEKYNKYFHIEYHKDGTFVCASEKTSVIEKEISLFGYDCIISSDPMTAEEALTIYQSRDASEKLFRGDKSYLGGAAVRVHSSKSMSAKLFVEFIALILRNRMYTKLKKEQEALKKRLNYMNVPAAIRELEKIELMRCHQGNYILDHAPTKTQKTILKSFGIDANVLKRRNRSLCEILEHVSK; encoded by the coding sequence GTGAGATATTTTGGGCCTGAGGCGTTCTCTGAGGAATCACAGTCTGAAAGAAGCTGCTGCCTCAGGAGCGGCACATTCATGGTCCTTTCTGAGCTGGCAAGAGAGCTCAATCTTAAGAAGACACTTGAAAACCGGTTTGATGACAGGGATGCTGCACTTATTCTGGATCTTGCTTTTTACTCAATCATTACGGAAGGAAATCAGTCTCAGTATTATCCGGATTATGCATATAATCATCCGCTGATGACTGAAGATATGAAGATTTACAGTGATTCTAAGATTTCAGAGTTTCTTTCATCAGTTGATTATAATCAGATTCAGGGTTTTCTTGATGACTGGAATCATGATCGTGATCATGGTGAAAGAATATATATTTCTTATGATTCAACCAATAAAAACTGTCAGGCAGGGAATATAGATATGGTCGAATTTGTTCATCCTAAGGTGGACAGGGGGCTGCCGATTGTAAACATTGCGATGGCATATGACATAAACAATGAAATGCCGCTGTTTTACGAAGAATACCCAGGCAGTATCGTTGATGTTTCACAGTTAAGATATATGGTAGAGAAGGCATCAGGATATGGATACAGAAATATTGGCTTTATTCTGGATCGGGGTTATTTCAGTCGCACCAATATCCATGATATGGATAAGGCAGAATATCCATTCATAATTATGGTGAAGGGCCAAAAGAAGCTTGTCAGAGAGATTATTCTTGATTGTAAGGGAAGCTTTGAAAGTGACAGAAAAAGCCTGATCAGACCATACAGATGCTATGGAAAAACGGTAGCCAGAAAGCTCTATCCTTCAGATTCAAAGGACAGGTATTTTCATCTGTACTATTCCCATGAGAAGGCGGCAGCTGAAATGGCAGTATTCGAGGATCAGATTGAGGAAATGCAGAAATATTTGGATTCTCTGTCAGGTGAGAAGGTCACGCTAGCCGAAAAGTATAATAAATATTTTCATATCGAATATCACAAAGATGGAACGTTTGTTTGTGCGAGCGAAAAAACATCAGTAATAGAGAAAGAAATCTCTCTTTTTGGATATGACTGCATAATATCGTCTGATCCTATGACTGCAGAAGAAGCACTAACAATTTATCAGAGCAGAGATGCTTCTGAAAAGCTTTTTAGAGGAGACAAGTCTTATCTGGGTGGCGCAGCAGTACGAGTTCATAGCAGTAAGTCTATGAGTGCAAAACTGTTTGTTGAGTTTATAGCCCTTATTTTAAGGAATAGGATGTATACAAAATTGAAAAAGGAGCAGGAAGCCTTAAAAAAGAGACTTAATTATATGAATGTGCCAGCTGCCATCAGGGAGCTTGAGAAAATAGAACTGATGAGATGTCATCAGGGCAATTATATTCTTGATCATGCGCCAACCAAAACGCAGAAAACAATTCTGAAGTCTTTTGGCATTGATGCGAATGTTCTGAAAAGACGAAATCGCAGTTTATGCGAAATTCTAGAACATGTATCGAAATAA
- a CDS encoding Nif3-like dinuclear metal center hexameric protein: MKISEIITFLESKGDFINYQHTRDHLLIGDDHQDVNQVIVCWVASLPIIKQAIQSNCHFIISHENPFYLASTNLPNILLSAQQEKKALLKEHAISIYRCHDLWDGIPDVGVRDTWAKIMNIPFKPCQPQDYIRISEPTNRPLSYFINIIAKSIQPYGETGIEVISDPDHEVHTLGIGTGACTDVFEMVAKGADTCIVSDDGINNWSSIQWAHDHHIPLIVVSHMACEAPGIKSMADFLNDSIPDVQFKFLPNDFRITHLKSKC, translated from the coding sequence ATGAAAATTAGTGAAATTATTACATTTTTAGAAAGCAAAGGTGACTTTATTAATTATCAGCATACCCGTGATCATCTCCTTATTGGAGATGATCATCAGGATGTCAATCAAGTCATTGTTTGCTGGGTAGCATCTCTACCAATCATTAAACAGGCTATTCAAAGCAATTGCCATTTCATCATTTCTCATGAAAATCCATTCTATTTAGCCTCAACAAACTTACCCAATATACTATTATCAGCGCAACAAGAAAAAAAGGCATTACTTAAAGAACATGCCATAAGTATCTATCGCTGCCATGATTTATGGGATGGTATCCCTGACGTTGGTGTCAGGGATACCTGGGCGAAGATCATGAACATACCTTTTAAACCCTGCCAGCCTCAAGATTATATTCGTATATCAGAGCCAACAAACCGACCATTAAGCTACTTTATCAATATAATAGCAAAGAGTATTCAGCCTTATGGTGAAACGGGTATTGAGGTAATTAGTGATCCTGATCACGAAGTTCATACCTTAGGGATTGGCACAGGCGCCTGTACCGATGTTTTTGAAATGGTCGCAAAAGGTGCTGATACCTGTATTGTCAGTGATGATGGGATCAATAATTGGAGTTCCATCCAGTGGGCTCACGATCATCACATTCCCTTAATTGTCGTCAGTCATATGGCTTGCGAAGCTCCTGGAATTAAATCTATGGCTGACTTTCTCAATGATTCAATCCCTGATGTACAATTTAAATTTCTGCCAAATGATTTTCGAATCACTCACTTAAAAAGCAAGTGCTAG
- a CDS encoding MurR/RpiR family transcriptional regulator, with translation MKLQEKISIYYTSLTNTERKICTVILDDPTVVSEHSIIDAATLCGTSKSAMLRFAKKLGYSGYSEFKYAVGESFIKEEKQNTESGDIYQEIVTSYSQTITELSKQDYNIQLTLLAEYIDQYKYVEVIGIGNSSFCAKQLKYSLFSHNKYIGDATDREEIKCLTQCITKDYLIIVFSVSGALDTYGQLVKAASQKKARVVLITMNPDNALEKYVNTSFVLPSTMHLLKDTKVLKQLDNRTTMHFFAEVISYYYGLYLEKQVLEG, from the coding sequence GTGAAATTACAAGAAAAGATATCAATATACTATACATCGTTAACAAATACAGAAAGAAAGATATGTACTGTGATTCTAGATGATCCAACAGTGGTGAGTGAACATTCTATTATAGATGCTGCAACCCTATGTGGAACATCGAAATCTGCAATGTTAAGATTCGCTAAAAAGCTAGGATATAGCGGCTATAGTGAATTTAAATATGCTGTTGGTGAATCATTTATAAAAGAAGAAAAACAAAATACGGAAAGTGGTGATATTTATCAGGAAATTGTGACATCTTATAGTCAAACAATCACCGAACTTTCAAAACAAGATTATAATATTCAGCTAACATTGTTAGCTGAATACATTGATCAATACAAATATGTGGAAGTTATTGGCATAGGAAATTCATCTTTTTGTGCAAAACAATTGAAATATTCATTGTTTTCTCATAATAAGTATATTGGCGATGCGACGGATCGCGAAGAAATTAAATGCCTAACGCAATGTATCACCAAGGATTATTTGATTATTGTTTTTAGTGTGTCAGGGGCATTGGATACATATGGACAACTTGTTAAAGCTGCTTCACAAAAGAAAGCTCGAGTAGTGCTGATTACAATGAATCCAGATAATGCTTTAGAAAAGTACGTGAATACATCTTTTGTATTACCTTCTACAATGCATTTGTTGAAGGATACAAAAGTACTCAAGCAGTTAGACAATCGTACCACCATGCATTTCTTTGCGGAAGTGATTTCTTATTATTATGGACTGTATTTAGAAAAGCAAGTGCTAGAAGGCTAG